The Aminithiophilus ramosus genome contains a region encoding:
- a CDS encoding CocE/NonD family hydrolase produces MIECKNKTVKTDFPFKFRTKENDWIVLSDGTRLSARFWFPETDRPVPAILEYIPYRKTDGTRARDEPMHGYFAGNGYAVVRVDMRGSGESDGFLRDEYLKQEQDDALEVIDWISRQCWCDGKVGMMGKSWGGFNSLQVAARRPKALRAVITVGFTDDRYNQDIHYKGGCLLNDNFWWGAIMLAYMCRPLDPHVVGDAWREQSLRRLEEMPLWMALWLEHQTRDAYWRHGSVCENYSDIEVPVLAVDGWADSYTNTVLTLLEGLDVPRKGIIGPWAHVYAHDGVPGPAMGFLQEALRWWDHWLKGRENGVMEGPMVQAWMEESMPPSAIRPVSEGYWVGLDRWPSSDVVPETLYLSHGLLRREKGEGGESVLLKTPQNHGLLAGEWMGAAVLGESPADQRVDDGMAMVFESDVLEEPLRILGYPRFEVELSSDVPKAMLFAQISDVEPDGAVSRVSYGVMNLTHLEGHDRVVELEPGRKVKAFVGLDCCGHHFKAGHRIRLSLATTFWPMFWNMPEEATLTLDLSTARLTLPLFRGAETEGPNMNPECASLTPTTWLSEGRVDRTVSYDILKDAWTCVTNGVGGVFGEGVYRFDDVDVTVEHNLKRELTLGNHDPLSACYTIRQKMKVGREGWWIDADIVVTQRSDADNFILSGKMDVTENGEPYFSKEWDQKIPRNGL; encoded by the coding sequence TTGATTGAATGCAAAAATAAAACTGTAAAAACTGATTTTCCTTTTAAATTCAGGACGAAAGAGAACGATTGGATTGTTTTGTCTGATGGCACGAGGCTTTCCGCAAGATTCTGGTTCCCCGAGACGGATAGGCCCGTTCCCGCGATTCTCGAATATATTCCCTATCGCAAGACGGACGGAACGCGAGCACGGGACGAGCCGATGCACGGTTATTTCGCCGGAAACGGCTATGCCGTTGTCCGCGTCGACATGCGCGGTTCGGGAGAGTCGGACGGTTTCCTGAGAGATGAATATCTCAAGCAGGAACAGGACGATGCCCTGGAAGTGATCGATTGGATCAGCCGACAGTGCTGGTGCGACGGCAAGGTCGGCATGATGGGCAAATCCTGGGGCGGGTTCAACTCCCTGCAGGTCGCGGCGCGACGGCCCAAGGCGCTGCGTGCCGTCATCACCGTCGGATTCACCGACGACAGGTACAACCAGGATATCCATTACAAGGGCGGATGTCTTCTGAACGATAACTTCTGGTGGGGGGCGATCATGCTCGCCTACATGTGTCGCCCCCTCGATCCCCACGTCGTCGGCGATGCCTGGAGGGAGCAGTCCCTGAGGCGTCTGGAGGAGATGCCCCTGTGGATGGCCCTCTGGCTCGAGCACCAGACGAGAGACGCCTATTGGAGGCACGGCTCGGTCTGCGAGAACTATTCGGACATCGAGGTCCCGGTGCTGGCCGTCGACGGCTGGGCCGATTCCTACACGAATACGGTTCTGACCCTTCTCGAAGGGCTTGACGTGCCGAGGAAGGGGATCATCGGCCCCTGGGCCCACGTTTACGCCCACGACGGTGTTCCCGGCCCCGCCATGGGATTCCTTCAGGAGGCCCTGCGCTGGTGGGATCACTGGCTCAAGGGCAGGGAGAACGGCGTCATGGAGGGCCCCATGGTTCAGGCCTGGATGGAGGAGAGCATGCCTCCCTCGGCCATCAGGCCCGTGAGCGAAGGGTATTGGGTCGGTCTCGACCGGTGGCCGTCGTCCGATGTCGTTCCCGAGACGCTCTATCTCTCCCATGGTCTTCTGCGGCGCGAAAAGGGAGAGGGCGGGGAGTCGGTTCTGCTGAAGACGCCGCAGAACCACGGGTTGCTCGCCGGAGAGTGGATGGGGGCGGCCGTCTTGGGCGAAAGCCCTGCCGATCAGCGCGTCGACGACGGGATGGCCATGGTTTTCGAAAGCGACGTCCTGGAAGAGCCCCTCAGGATTCTGGGCTACCCCCGTTTCGAGGTCGAGCTCTCCAGCGACGTGCCCAAGGCGATGCTTTTCGCCCAGATTTCCGATGTGGAGCCCGACGGCGCCGTGAGCCGCGTCTCCTACGGCGTCATGAACCTGACCCATCTCGAAGGTCACGACAGGGTCGTCGAGCTCGAGCCGGGCAGGAAGGTTAAGGCCTTCGTCGGACTCGACTGCTGTGGCCACCATTTCAAGGCGGGCCATCGGATCCGCCTTTCCCTGGCGACGACCTTCTGGCCCATGTTCTGGAACATGCCGGAGGAGGCGACGCTCACCCTCGACTTATCCACGGCGCGGCTGACGTTGCCCCTGTTCCGCGGCGCCGAGACGGAAGGGCCGAACATGAACCCCGAGTGCGCTTCGCTGACGCCGACGACGTGGCTGTCCGAAGGGCGCGTCGACCGCACGGTTTCCTATGACATCCTGAAAGACGCCTGGACCTGCGTCACGAACGGGGTCGGTGGCGTCTTCGGCGAGGGCGTCTACCGCTTCGACGATGTGGACGTCACGGTGGAGCATAACTTGAAGCGAGAGCTCACCCTCGGCAATCACGACCCCCTGTCGGCATGCTACACGATCCGTCAGAAGATGAAGGTCGGCCGCGAGGGATGGTGGATCGATGCGGATATCGTCGTGACCCAGAGATCCGATGCGGATAACTTCATCCTCTCGGGGAAAATGGATGTCACCGAAAACGGTGAACCCTATTTCAGCAAAGAATGGGATCAGAAAATACCTCGCAACGGGTTGTAG
- a CDS encoding acyl-CoA dehydratase activase, whose protein sequence is MYSLGIDIGYASVKVSLTEDLRLLHNAYRLHRGKIVPTLLDLLREVCRLYGAEKIAFAATCGGEIEPGGLHRCDAVSALVEGVALLDPSCTSIIEIGGQSAKYVTGCDDRARLQVAMNSSCAAGTGSFLEEQLSRLGLRLEDYAAGAARATRVPRIAGRCSVFAKTDITHLLQEGVPVEDILLGLAYALMGNYRSAVIGRLPLTKPLFFAGGVALNGALLAATRDLLDLKEGELVVSPASANAGAIGAAALALREKRAYDMATLLRFLEDERLSSPKKGLPRLPRLERSEEDGRDRHRCAPLPEGSASCCHLGVDVGSTSTNIVVADDEGRIVTYRYLRTFGDPVAALREGFESLRRELGPSVQIGGAGVTGSGRYRIGELIGADVVRDEITAQARAAVALNERVDTVFEIGGQDSKYIAIRDGAVVDFQMNKICAAGTGSFLEEQAKKFDIAIETFGDIALNSAAPIDLGERCTVFMETSVAAALARGAAIDDIAAGLCYSVVRNYLHRVVGRKRIGETILLQGGIAHNGAIVSAFRALTGKEITVAPFFSVTGAYGAALLAREGKDEGPTAFRGLDVLDRPRKEETAPIDTAESTPDAFSREMDSLIFDEGEVRPDPSKKTVGIPRALFTFGMYPLFGTFFRELGLNVVLSDPTDERTLALGQRYAQDEICFPVKLVTGHVAQLVERKVDYIFFPDLHTVMHPDSPSRQNYGCAYMQLAFKLVNQIMGLSGKGITLLAPTIAFNRGKAFMTESFARLGALLGRTEEETTGALAAAMKGFLDFEHRLRERGKERIGDLKEDEVAFVLISKIYGIADRALNRGIPDKLRAMGYKVLAFFDLPDVDASAEHPNMYWPFGQHILEPAYLVREHPNLYALFLTHHGCGPDSILLHYFREIMGDKPYLNIEIDEHASAVGIATRVEAFVNSLDRRRKKAEAIDVYREKIDHRRCPIATALLPSSADELLYIPRLRPYSRLFVSLLRRWGFRAEELADQDELSLRRGRKQTLTNELLSLTVLLGNLFRTLEGRAPGEPEGREEDGRARGRGLSLLMPQTEGAEVDGQYGRLLRTRLDEEGYDELSLVSPFLEDLPDMRDDEGEALFLCLLAGDMVNNAPRPMRESLLDRLCLAVAGEGLDGPLLVRMAREIVATLRARTPGKTLLALGEPFVLYGDFMNDGTFASLEEKGGHRLVYAPLGECLWLFWADTIDTLPEERREPRRERLRRLRALMEDLSRELAPFSPFADDLDGLVTCADASVGLYSGAFGRYRSAKAIDGAEGIDGVIAVSSTYENTAVLLNALASGPSPRRAKPLLNLAFDGNENGTNAMKVDAFVRYI, encoded by the coding sequence ATGTACAGTCTCGGCATCGACATCGGCTACGCCTCCGTCAAGGTCTCTCTGACGGAGGATCTTCGCCTCCTTCACAACGCCTATCGTCTCCACAGGGGAAAGATCGTCCCGACCCTCCTCGATCTCCTGCGGGAGGTCTGCCGCCTCTACGGGGCCGAGAAGATCGCCTTCGCCGCGACCTGTGGCGGCGAGATCGAGCCAGGCGGCCTTCACCGCTGCGACGCCGTGTCGGCCCTTGTCGAAGGCGTCGCTCTCCTCGATCCCTCCTGTACGTCGATCATCGAAATCGGCGGCCAGAGCGCCAAGTACGTGACGGGCTGCGACGACAGGGCCCGTCTTCAGGTGGCCATGAACTCGAGCTGCGCCGCAGGGACGGGCTCCTTTCTGGAGGAGCAGCTTTCGAGGCTCGGACTGCGCCTCGAAGACTACGCCGCCGGGGCGGCCCGGGCGACGCGGGTTCCGCGCATCGCCGGGCGGTGCAGCGTCTTCGCCAAGACGGACATCACCCATCTCCTGCAGGAAGGCGTTCCCGTCGAGGACATCCTCCTCGGCCTGGCCTACGCCCTGATGGGCAACTACAGGAGTGCCGTCATCGGCCGCCTTCCCCTGACCAAGCCCCTCTTCTTCGCCGGGGGCGTGGCCCTCAACGGAGCCCTTCTGGCCGCGACGCGCGATCTTCTCGATCTGAAGGAGGGAGAGCTGGTCGTCTCGCCCGCCTCGGCCAACGCGGGAGCCATCGGGGCGGCGGCGCTGGCCCTGAGGGAGAAACGGGCCTACGACATGGCGACCCTGCTCAGGTTCCTGGAGGACGAGAGGCTGTCGTCTCCGAAAAAGGGCCTTCCTCGGCTGCCGCGACTGGAACGAAGCGAGGAGGACGGGAGGGACCGGCACCGCTGCGCCCCCCTCCCTGAAGGCTCTGCCTCGTGCTGTCACCTCGGCGTCGACGTCGGATCGACGAGCACCAATATCGTCGTCGCCGACGACGAGGGCCGCATCGTCACCTACCGTTACCTCCGCACCTTCGGCGACCCCGTCGCCGCCCTCCGCGAAGGCTTCGAGAGCCTCCGCCGCGAGCTGGGACCTTCCGTGCAGATCGGAGGGGCGGGCGTCACCGGGTCGGGACGCTACCGCATCGGCGAGCTGATCGGCGCCGACGTGGTCAGGGACGAGATCACCGCCCAGGCCCGGGCCGCCGTCGCCCTGAACGAAAGGGTCGACACGGTCTTCGAGATAGGAGGTCAGGACTCGAAGTACATCGCCATCAGGGACGGGGCCGTCGTCGACTTCCAGATGAACAAGATCTGCGCCGCCGGGACGGGTTCCTTTCTGGAGGAGCAGGCGAAGAAGTTCGACATCGCCATCGAGACTTTCGGAGACATCGCCCTGAACAGCGCCGCCCCCATCGACCTGGGCGAGAGGTGCACCGTTTTCATGGAGACGAGCGTCGCCGCCGCCCTCGCCCGGGGGGCGGCCATCGACGACATCGCCGCGGGACTCTGCTATTCCGTCGTCCGAAACTACCTCCATCGCGTCGTGGGACGCAAAAGGATCGGCGAGACCATCCTCCTTCAGGGAGGCATCGCCCACAACGGGGCCATCGTCAGCGCCTTCCGGGCCCTGACGGGCAAGGAGATCACCGTCGCCCCCTTCTTCAGCGTCACCGGCGCCTACGGCGCGGCCCTTCTGGCCAGGGAAGGCAAGGACGAGGGGCCTACGGCCTTCCGGGGGCTGGACGTCCTCGACAGGCCACGGAAGGAAGAGACGGCCCCGATCGACACCGCCGAGAGCACTCCCGACGCCTTCAGCCGAGAGATGGATTCGCTCATCTTCGACGAGGGGGAGGTCCGCCCCGACCCGTCGAAAAAGACCGTCGGGATCCCCCGAGCCCTCTTCACCTTCGGCATGTACCCCCTCTTCGGCACCTTTTTTCGCGAGCTGGGATTGAACGTCGTCCTCTCCGACCCAACGGACGAGAGAACCCTCGCTTTGGGGCAGCGCTACGCTCAGGACGAGATCTGCTTTCCCGTCAAGCTCGTCACGGGACATGTGGCCCAGCTCGTGGAACGGAAGGTCGACTACATCTTCTTCCCCGACCTCCACACGGTCATGCACCCCGATTCCCCGTCGCGCCAGAACTACGGCTGTGCCTACATGCAGCTGGCCTTCAAGCTCGTCAATCAGATCATGGGGCTGAGCGGAAAGGGCATCACCCTCCTGGCGCCCACCATCGCCTTCAACAGGGGGAAGGCCTTCATGACCGAGAGTTTCGCCCGCCTGGGCGCCCTGCTTGGCCGGACCGAGGAGGAGACGACGGGAGCCCTCGCCGCCGCGATGAAGGGTTTCCTCGACTTCGAGCACCGCCTCAGAGAGCGCGGGAAGGAGCGGATCGGTGACCTGAAGGAGGACGAGGTCGCCTTCGTCCTCATCTCCAAGATCTACGGCATCGCCGATCGGGCTCTGAACAGGGGGATCCCGGACAAGCTGCGCGCCATGGGCTACAAGGTCCTGGCCTTCTTCGACCTCCCCGACGTGGACGCCTCGGCCGAACACCCCAACATGTACTGGCCCTTCGGTCAGCACATCCTGGAGCCGGCCTACCTCGTCAGGGAACACCCCAACCTCTACGCCCTCTTCCTCACCCACCACGGCTGCGGCCCCGACTCGATCCTCCTCCACTACTTCAGGGAGATCATGGGCGACAAGCCCTACCTCAACATCGAAATCGACGAACACGCCTCGGCCGTCGGAATCGCCACCCGCGTCGAGGCCTTCGTCAACAGCCTCGATCGCAGACGAAAAAAGGCGGAAGCGATCGACGTCTACCGGGAGAAGATCGACCACAGACGCTGTCCCATCGCGACGGCGCTTCTTCCCTCATCGGCGGACGAGCTCCTCTACATCCCCCGTTTGCGCCCCTACTCGCGCCTTTTCGTCTCCTTGCTGAGGCGATGGGGCTTCCGGGCCGAAGAGCTCGCCGACCAGGACGAGCTCTCCCTGCGGAGAGGGCGGAAACAGACGCTGACCAACGAGCTTCTCTCCCTGACGGTCCTGCTGGGGAACCTCTTCCGCACCCTGGAGGGAAGAGCTCCCGGAGAACCGGAGGGGCGGGAGGAGGACGGAAGGGCCCGGGGAAGGGGGCTCTCCCTCCTCATGCCCCAGACGGAGGGGGCCGAAGTGGACGGCCAGTACGGCCGCCTTCTGCGGACCCGGCTCGACGAGGAGGGCTACGACGAACTCTCCCTCGTCTCCCCCTTCCTCGAGGACCTTCCCGACATGAGAGACGACGAGGGAGAGGCCCTTTTCCTCTGCCTTCTGGCAGGCGATATGGTGAACAACGCCCCCCGTCCGATGAGGGAGAGCCTGCTTGACCGTCTCTGCCTCGCCGTCGCAGGAGAGGGCCTCGACGGCCCCCTCCTGGTCCGAATGGCCCGGGAGATCGTCGCGACCCTGCGGGCCAGGACGCCGGGCAAGACCCTCCTGGCTCTGGGAGAACCCTTCGTCCTCTACGGCGACTTCATGAACGACGGCACCTTCGCCTCTCTCGAAGAGAAGGGAGGCCACCGCCTGGTCTACGCCCCTCTCGGCGAGTGCCTCTGGCTCTTCTGGGCCGACACGATCGACACCCTTCCCGAGGAGAGGCGAGAGCCCCGGAGGGAGCGCCTCCGCCGCCTTCGAGCCCTCATGGAAGACCTGTCGCGGGAACTGGCCCCCTTCAGCCCCTTCGCCGACGATCTCGACGGGCTCGTCACCTGCGCCGACGCCTCCGTCGGCCTCTACTCGGGCGCCTTCGGGCGCTACCGAAGCGCCAAGGCCATCGACGGGGCGGAAGGGATCGACGGCGTCATCGCCGTCTCCTCGACCTACGAGAACACGGCCGTCCTCCTCAACGCCCTCGCGTCGGGCCCCTCGCCCCGCCGGGCCAAACCGCTCCTCAACCTGGCCTTCGACGGCAACGAGAACGGGACGAACGCCATGAAAGTCGACGCCTTCGTCCGCTACATCTGA
- a CDS encoding aspartate/glutamate racemase family protein, with protein MPVPSVERPSAAPLGILMLDTHFPRVRGDIGNARSFDFPVLYHVVDGATPRRVATRTDPALLDAFLEGARRLERAGVQAITTSCGFLALWQKELSAAVSVPLLTSSLLQVPLAWRLTGGRPVAIVTARAANLSPGHLAAVGIDKMPLFVTGLDGATEFTRVFIDDATTLREEAVRQEVLRRTLDIVEAHEEIGAIVLECTNLPPYADALRQATKRPVFDILTLCNHVVRSLRPL; from the coding sequence ATGCCCGTGCCCTCAGTCGAGCGCCCTTCCGCCGCGCCTCTCGGCATCCTGATGCTGGATACCCATTTCCCCCGAGTCAGGGGCGATATCGGGAACGCCCGGTCCTTCGACTTTCCCGTCCTGTACCACGTCGTCGACGGAGCGACGCCGCGGCGCGTCGCCACCAGAACCGATCCGGCCCTCCTCGACGCCTTTCTGGAGGGAGCCAGGAGACTCGAAAGGGCCGGCGTCCAGGCCATCACGACAAGCTGCGGCTTTCTGGCCCTCTGGCAGAAGGAGCTTTCGGCGGCCGTCTCCGTCCCCCTCCTGACGTCGAGCCTCCTTCAGGTCCCCCTCGCCTGGCGACTGACGGGCGGCCGTCCCGTGGCCATCGTCACGGCCCGGGCGGCCAATCTCTCCCCAGGACATCTGGCCGCCGTCGGCATCGACAAGATGCCTCTCTTCGTGACGGGCCTGGACGGGGCGACGGAATTCACGCGCGTCTTCATCGACGACGCAACGACGCTCCGTGAAGAAGCGGTCAGACAAGAGGTGCTCCGACGGACCCTCGACATCGTCGAGGCACACGAGGAAATCGGCGCGATCGTCCTCGAATGCACCAATCTGCCCCCTTACGCCGACGCCCTCCGCCAGGCGACGAAACGTCCCGTCTTCGACATTCTGACGCTCTGCAACCACGTCGTCCGGTCGCTGCGCCCCCTCTGA
- a CDS encoding MarR family winged helix-turn-helix transcriptional regulator — protein sequence MFPDDNLLFSSLRSLVKKMHRLGDREMAPYGMGHGELRLLLLLYGNDGCGQDYLISRLTVDRTNVGRALAKLEKMGLVRRIRSLDDGRANVVFLSDRGREMQEPLLAAKERIERKVTGALSDDEIDLLSRLLFKMDEGLSDGS from the coding sequence TTGTTTCCCGATGACAACCTTCTTTTCAGCTCTCTGAGGAGCCTCGTCAAGAAGATGCACCGCCTCGGCGACAGGGAGATGGCGCCCTACGGGATGGGACATGGCGAGCTGCGTCTCCTGCTGCTCCTTTACGGCAACGACGGCTGCGGCCAGGATTACCTCATCTCGCGGCTCACCGTGGACCGCACCAACGTGGGAAGGGCCCTGGCCAAGCTGGAAAAGATGGGCCTTGTGCGAAGGATCCGAAGTCTCGACGACGGCAGGGCCAACGTCGTCTTCCTTTCCGACAGGGGTCGGGAGATGCAAGAGCCCCTTCTGGCCGCCAAGGAGCGGATCGAGAGGAAGGTTACGGGAGCCCTCTCGGACGACGAGATCGATCTTCTGTCCCGACTCCTTTTCAAGATGGACGAAGGCCTCTCCGACGGGAGCTGA
- a CDS encoding GntR family transcriptional regulator, which produces MVGNKPNFHMLSLREQVCDYLRKEISQMSMRPGDPISLRKVSSELGIGITPLRDALLQLEGEGMVTILPRKGIIIRDFSLKDVENYYGTLGMIEAEALKTAILHITKEHCAIMRQINRHIWESTERKAFSDHMELNRTFHNVYLGLSENTYLPVLWNNISSRLYYSPTAIVQMEEWDRVCCDQHENLIDALEKKDVASAIHWMKDEHWGFKKQKKYLEKYYDFKKIKK; this is translated from the coding sequence ATGGTCGGGAACAAGCCGAATTTTCACATGTTATCGCTTAGAGAACAGGTCTGTGACTATCTCCGGAAAGAGATATCGCAGATGTCCATGAGGCCGGGAGACCCAATCAGTTTGCGCAAGGTCAGCTCCGAGCTCGGAATAGGGATAACTCCGCTTCGGGATGCTCTCTTGCAGCTTGAGGGCGAGGGCATGGTGACTATTCTTCCCAGAAAAGGAATCATAATAAGGGATTTCTCCTTGAAAGATGTCGAGAATTATTATGGAACTCTCGGCATGATAGAGGCTGAAGCCTTGAAGACAGCCATACTCCATATTACCAAAGAACATTGCGCCATAATGAGACAAATTAACAGGCATATATGGGAAAGTACGGAGCGCAAGGCTTTTTCAGATCACATGGAACTCAATAGGACGTTTCATAATGTTTATCTAGGATTGTCTGAGAATACTTATCTTCCTGTTTTGTGGAATAATATATCTTCAAGATTATATTATTCGCCAACGGCGATAGTTCAGATGGAGGAATGGGATAGGGTGTGTTGCGACCAGCACGAAAACTTAATAGATGCTCTCGAAAAAAAAGATGTGGCTAGCGCTATCCATTGGATGAAAGACGAGCATTGGGGATTCAAAAAGCAGAAAAAATACCTTGAAAAATACTATGATTTTAAAAAAATAAAAAAATGA
- a CDS encoding MFS transporter has translation MNPATSDSLFRKNFLKICLLAFAGSIIYGLPYFRYYYYDAYISTYGLSNTQMGSLGSAYGLLGLVSYLVGGILADRISAKKLLVFSLIATGLGGILHLLFPSYIMLVAIYGVWGVTSLLTFWPSLMKIIRMQAAENEQSRAYGLFEGGRGVVNAVHMAIATAIFGFFQAKASSALGLKWIIIFYSICPVICGLVFLLTLKDVKPESSASNKSKFSVRDILVVVRMPAVWMVAAITFSTYIFNMSYFYFTPYATNVLGASAVSAAIITVLAQYCRPIASPSGGFLADRFGKAHVMFVGFLAMALGTFAIMHMPLGQNQLYILAIICSVFYFAMYSNFGIYFSLLTEGGVPIEYAGIAIGFVSTLGYIPEILCPFVAGKTLDSYTGAIGYHMYFTGMIVIALIGAALSFAWIKLYSPKKDKVVAVTTNA, from the coding sequence GTGAACCCAGCTACATCAGACTCGCTTTTCCGTAAAAATTTTCTAAAAATTTGTCTTTTGGCTTTTGCGGGTTCTATTATTTATGGTCTTCCTTATTTCAGATATTATTACTATGATGCTTATATTTCAACATATGGCCTTAGCAACACTCAGATGGGCAGTCTTGGAAGCGCTTACGGATTGCTGGGGCTGGTATCTTATCTTGTGGGCGGCATTCTTGCCGATCGTATCTCGGCTAAAAAACTTTTAGTTTTCTCTCTGATCGCGACAGGGCTTGGCGGCATCTTGCATCTCCTCTTCCCCTCGTACATCATGCTGGTCGCGATCTACGGTGTGTGGGGCGTGACCTCTCTCCTGACTTTCTGGCCTTCCCTGATGAAAATAATCAGGATGCAGGCGGCCGAGAATGAACAATCCCGTGCCTATGGTCTTTTTGAAGGCGGCCGCGGAGTTGTTAACGCCGTCCACATGGCAATCGCTACGGCTATATTCGGATTCTTCCAGGCGAAGGCATCGTCCGCTCTTGGGTTGAAATGGATAATTATTTTTTATTCCATATGCCCTGTCATTTGCGGATTGGTTTTCTTGTTAACGTTGAAAGATGTTAAGCCCGAATCCAGCGCATCCAATAAATCTAAATTCAGCGTAAGGGATATTCTTGTCGTCGTGAGAATGCCAGCCGTCTGGATGGTGGCCGCCATCACCTTCTCCACTTATATTTTCAACATGTCCTATTTCTATTTCACCCCCTATGCCACGAATGTCCTGGGAGCTTCAGCGGTGTCGGCGGCCATCATAACCGTGTTGGCTCAGTATTGCAGACCGATTGCCTCCCCATCCGGTGGGTTTTTGGCAGATAGGTTCGGCAAGGCCCATGTGATGTTCGTCGGTTTCCTGGCGATGGCATTAGGAACTTTTGCCATCATGCACATGCCTTTGGGACAGAATCAGTTGTATATTCTGGCTATCATCTGCTCTGTGTTTTATTTTGCCATGTACTCCAACTTTGGGATCTATTTTTCTCTTCTGACCGAGGGCGGAGTTCCTATCGAATATGCTGGAATAGCTATCGGTTTTGTGTCTACTTTAGGTTATATTCCCGAAATCCTTTGTCCTTTCGTTGCCGGTAAAACCCTTGATTCTTATACTGGAGCCATTGGATATCACATGTATTTCACTGGGATGATTGTTATAGCTCTGATAGGTGCTGCGCTTTCCTTTGCTTGGATAAAGCTTTACTCCCCCAAGAAAGATAAAGTTGTGGCTGTGACAACAAATGCCTGA
- a CDS encoding sodium:solute symporter family protein — MQISGYFWMIVAYLVIVVCYGAYIARKGVNSSDDFMTTGRKLPLWVLVGTLIATWYGGGGITGTANIVYTKGPLAGLLFEFASPLAIAFIYFLASRIRSNENVTIPELFGEKYGNPARVLGSIFIVLAYVGICSYQFKGAGYVMNIVAGIPVETGTAIAAVVIVFLSVTGGLLTVAYTDAMTALFIFVSLVLSVPFLLNATGGFSGLVAQIPAEKLTLLGGYRPMDTLAYVLAMLFLTLGDQNLFTRFGAAKTEKIAKNSAIGFIVGSIVLSCLNVFIATVAIPYLPGIKPDTAFLMVATHMLPFVLGGCLLAAAIAFMITTGDSFLLSSATSIYNDIIKPHFRKNVGGKQDLLVMRGLIVFLGVFSYLLITRFSDILSVMMYAYTIYGAAITPALIAALCWKRVTPAGGLSSMVVGGVTTLAWELGLKAHFGGVDSAFVAIPASIVVLVAVSLCTSKRSGDSVR; from the coding sequence ATGCAAATATCCGGGTATTTCTGGATGATTGTTGCCTATTTGGTCATTGTGGTCTGTTATGGTGCCTATATAGCAAGAAAAGGTGTCAACAGTTCGGATGATTTCATGACTACCGGTCGAAAGCTGCCTTTGTGGGTTTTGGTGGGAACATTGATAGCGACTTGGTACGGTGGAGGAGGAATAACCGGAACGGCAAATATCGTTTATACGAAGGGGCCTTTGGCTGGTCTTCTCTTTGAATTTGCATCGCCTCTGGCGATTGCCTTCATATACTTTCTCGCATCCAGGATAAGAAGCAATGAAAACGTGACAATACCCGAGCTTTTCGGAGAAAAGTATGGCAATCCGGCCAGAGTGTTGGGGTCGATCTTTATCGTTTTGGCCTATGTCGGAATATGCTCCTATCAATTCAAAGGAGCGGGCTATGTCATGAATATCGTGGCCGGCATCCCTGTCGAGACGGGGACGGCCATAGCCGCCGTCGTCATCGTTTTCCTTTCCGTCACGGGCGGATTGCTTACGGTTGCCTACACCGATGCCATGACGGCTCTGTTCATTTTCGTGTCTCTTGTGTTGTCCGTTCCGTTTCTCTTGAACGCCACCGGTGGATTCTCCGGACTCGTCGCGCAGATACCGGCCGAGAAGCTCACTCTGCTTGGAGGGTATAGGCCTATGGATACCCTGGCCTATGTGCTGGCCATGCTCTTCCTGACGCTGGGAGACCAGAATTTGTTTACCCGTTTTGGAGCCGCTAAAACCGAAAAAATAGCGAAGAATTCGGCTATAGGGTTTATCGTGGGAAGTATTGTCCTTTCCTGCCTGAATGTTTTTATCGCGACGGTGGCCATCCCTTATCTGCCGGGCATCAAGCCGGACACGGCCTTCCTGATGGTCGCCACTCATATGCTTCCCTTTGTCCTGGGCGGATGTCTCTTGGCCGCGGCCATCGCTTTCATGATCACGACAGGAGACTCTTTCCTGTTGTCTTCGGCGACCAGCATCTACAACGACATCATCAAGCCCCATTTCCGAAAGAATGTCGGCGGGAAACAGGACCTGCTCGTCATGCGCGGTTTGATCGTGTTCCTCGGCGTGTTTTCTTACCTTCTCATAACGCGATTTTCGGATATCCTGAGCGTCATGATGTACGCCTACACGATCTACGGCGCCGCCATCACCCCGGCTCTGATCGCCGCTCTCTGCTGGAAGAGGGTGACGCCCGCCGGAGGTCTGAGTTCGATGGTCGTCGGCGGCGTGACGACTCTGGCCTGGGAGCTGGGCCTGAAGGCCCATTTCGGAGGGGTGGACAGCGCCTTCGTCGCCATACCGGCATCGATTGTCGTCCTCGTTGCGGTGAGCCTCTGCACGTCGAAAAGGTCGGGGGACAGCGTTCGGTAG